Within Butyrivibrio fibrisolvens, the genomic segment TGTTCTAAATGTGGAAAACAACTAAATGATGACGATGCTTTTTGCAGCGGCTGCGGTCAGCCAACAGGTGTAAGCGCAGCTCAGTCTACAGCTCAAAGTCAGACTGCAAATCAGGCATATGCCGGTAATAATCAGAATTCGTATAATGCAGGCAGTTCATATAGCAATCAGGGATCTTCTATGAATGGAGAAAGCAATGCTCTTGCTATAGTAGCAGTTATCTGCTCTATACTACTTCCAGTAATTGGTCTTATTCTTGCAATCATAGGTCTATGCACTTATAAAAATAAGAATAACAGAAACTGGTGCACTATCGCAGTTATCATAAATATAATATATATCGTATTCGGAATATTATCAGTATTTTTGGATACTGGACATTTGGAATAATGGAAGACGTTCTAACAGAATTATTCAAAAACTGCGCCATCCCCGGATGATACGACACGATATATAACCGGCAAGTAAGAAATGCTTGCCGGTCTATTTTTATAAATTCAAGCTTCGGACTTGCCAAACATACGCCACCTTAAAGGGTGGCGTATGTTTGGCAAGTGCCACCCCATCAACCTCGTGCCATCTT encodes:
- a CDS encoding zinc-ribbon domain-containing protein; the encoded protein is MYCSKCGKQLNDDDAFCSGCGQPTGVSAAQSTAQSQTANQAYAGNNQNSYNAGSSYSNQGSSMNGESNALAIVAVICSILLPVIGLILAIIGLCTYKNKNNRNWCTIAVIINIIYIVFGILSVFLDTGHLE